The DNA window TTGTTGTTTAGGTTACGAGCTGATTTTTTAATGCTTATTTCTTGTGGAGTTCATATGAAAAAAACAATTTTTTTATTAATAATGATTGCAGCCCTTACTGCTTGCGGAGCTAAAACTCCTCATGAAAATTCTCACTATCAAGATATCGATCCTGCAGCTAAATTTAGGATTAATCCCACTATTGATGAATCAGGATTTCGTTATGTTAAAGGGACTGATTCCGCTGATTTATTTAAGAGCCTTAATTTTTTAGATATTTCTTCAAATACATCTGTAGCTCTTATGGAAGAATTGAAAAAAAATAATTTATTCGATGAAACTGGCTCTTCTCCATATTCTATTACTGTTACAGTAAAGGAATATAAGCCGGGAAATGCGTTTGGAAGGTGGGTGTTCCCAGGGTTTGCTCCGACTGAATTGTCAACACAAAGTGTTATTTTATTAAGTGATAAACCTGTCCAAGTGATTAATTCGTATGATTCAGTGTATATTTGGGACTCTTTTGGCAGTGATACAGATGAATTTTGGGATTCTTTTACTGTGAATGCATGGGAATATATTTTTCAAAATGTAGCTCAAAAAGAAGTAAAAGAACTTCGGAACGTTATGGGAATACTCGATAATTCTAATTAAAAATATTTGAAAATAAAGTATCTTAAGCCAATTATCTTGACAAAATGTTTTATGATTTTTTTGCCAAATAAATTAAATTTCTTCTTTTTAGATTGGCATTCCCTACGAATTTATAGTGGCTAATTTTTTTTAATTTAGAAGGGCTTCATTCGCGATTAAATTTCATCTTCAGTTGATGTTCGGCCTTTTTTATACCCTTCATGGAATTCATGTGGCA is part of the Desulfovibrio gilichinskyi genome and encodes:
- a CDS encoding membrane lipoprotein lipid attachment site-containing protein, with amino-acid sequence MKKTIFLLIMIAALTACGAKTPHENSHYQDIDPAAKFRINPTIDESGFRYVKGTDSADLFKSLNFLDISSNTSVALMEELKKNNLFDETGSSPYSITVTVKEYKPGNAFGRWVFPGFAPTELSTQSVILLSDKPVQVINSYDSVYIWDSFGSDTDEFWDSFTVNAWEYIFQNVAQKEVKELRNVMGILDNSN